The DNA window caatttggaaaaaaattagaagtaTTTTTGTAGGTTTAATGCAAACATATTTAATCCATTTTGTTATTATACACAACGTTTTTCATATTAGTTGCCTTGAAATTGAATCTTGATTAATAGTTAAGTTGCAGGCAACTGCAATATgatcttcatgaatttttggATACCTCATGCAATTTTcacctaaaaaaaatctatgccATATATacaatttgttcaaaatattcaCGTACTCTGCAGTAATCagtaatatcaaattttaattacaagaTTTATTTTACTGACTAGTCACACTGGAGgctcagaaaaaaataaattctggtACACAATGTatataatcatttttaatataatcacTTCTAGTCTGACactaaaaatttctttctagAACATGGATATCAAGAAGCAAACTTTAGTAAACAGCataataagctttttaagaGATGAGCTGGCTGGACACACTTTAAGCGAAGAAAAGAAGGAGTCAATTGAAGTATCCATTCAATGTCTTGAAACTGCCTTTGACACAGAAAATCAAAAGTGTACTGAAAAAGTTGATCTTTTGAGGTTAATAAAAGTTGAGAAAAGTGTTGATGTTACTGATGAGCAGAAGGCTGAAGCTGAGCAATACAAAACCAAGGGTAATGAGTTTATGAAGGGTTCGCAATATGAGCAAGCTTTAGAGGAATATgctaagtaaatttttaataattaacctccataaatatttttaaaaaactacattttaGGGCCATACAACTAAATCCTTACAATGCAGTTTACTACTGCAATAGGGCTGCTGCATATACAAGACTTTTAAAAGACCAAGAAGCCATCAGTGACTGCCAGGAAGCCATAAAATTAGATCCTACATATGGAAAAGCATACGGCCGTTTAGGAATTTCCTattccaatttaaataaatatgatttgGCTCTTAAGGCTTATGAAACAGCTCTTAAGTATGATCCATCTAATGCCATGTATGAAACCAATTTAAAGGTTGCCCAAGAGAGGCTTGCGAGTACAAGAAGtaattttagagttttttttaatgaatggTGGTTGcatgaaaaaatttgttttaaggGGGCACAGATGCAAGTCTTCCAGGAAATCTTTCAGAGTTCATAAACAATCCTAACATCATTAATATGGCTAGTCAAGTACTGAGTGATCAGAATTTCCACAGCATGTAAGTTGttttgtgtgatttttttttttgttgcagtatgtatttttttaggatGTCAGCATTAATAAACAATGTGTCTAGAAATGGAGGAGAAGGTATGCCTGGAGCAGTAGAAACAATGCTTCAAGCGTAAgaaaaatgtcataatttatttttattttttaactgtgaTTCTTCTATTAGAGGCCAAGCACTGGCACAAAGAGTTGTTAATGAAGACCCAGATTTCTACAACCGGGTAGTCAGGAATGTTCAGACTACTGACCAGAACAATCCTAATGCGGATTCCTCAACACCAGATTCA is part of the Euwallacea fornicatus isolate EFF26 chromosome 33, ASM4011564v1, whole genome shotgun sequence genome and encodes:
- the LOC136348567 gene encoding small glutamine-rich tetratricopeptide repeat-containing protein alpha-like — protein: MDIKKQTLVNSIISFLRDELAGHTLSEEKKESIEVSIQCLETAFDTENQKCTEKVDLLRLIKVEKSVDVTDEQKAEAEQYKTKGNEFMKGSQYEQALEEYAKAIQLNPYNAVYYCNRAAAYTRLLKDQEAISDCQEAIKLDPTYGKAYGRLGISYSNLNKYDLALKAYETALKYDPSNAMYETNLKVAQERLASTRRGTDASLPGNLSEFINNPNIINMASQVLSDQNFHSMMSALINNVSRNGGEGMPGAVETMLQAGQALAQRVVNEDPDFYNRVVRNVQTTDQNNPNADSSTPDSVSSNKPPEKKDEGSA